The Mesobacillus jeotgali genome window below encodes:
- a CDS encoding acyl-CoA dehydrogenase family protein, with protein sequence MNFDFDEDLLALKRNVRDFIQDEVEPVAMQIEEEDKIPENIIQLSREMGLFGLSIPDEYGGLGIGMVEKCALYEEIGQTHNGYTTLIGAHTGIGTVGIVELGNEQQKRKYLPAMASGEKIGAFALTEPDAGSNAANLKTTAVRKGDKYVLNGLKHYITNAVEGSVFTVMAVTDSEKGAKGITSFIVEKDFPGFKLGKVEKKMGLKGSHSAELVFEDCEVPVENVLGTEGQGYVNALKILANGRAGLAARNLGSCQKLLDMSVAYAKERVQFANPIIKHQAVSHMLAEMAVEIEALRSFTYRVAWMVDSRQKVIKEAAMLKLYGSEVYNRVADKAVQIHGGLGYISDYPVERFFRDARITRIYEGTSEIQKNIIASQLEKEY encoded by the coding sequence ATTTTGATGAGGATTTACTGGCTTTAAAAAGAAATGTCCGTGATTTTATCCAGGATGAGGTCGAACCTGTTGCGATGCAAATTGAGGAAGAGGACAAAATTCCGGAAAACATCATCCAGTTATCCAGGGAGATGGGCCTTTTCGGATTAAGCATACCTGATGAATACGGCGGACTGGGAATCGGAATGGTGGAGAAATGCGCACTGTATGAGGAAATCGGCCAGACGCATAATGGGTATACGACTTTGATTGGCGCCCACACAGGAATCGGCACAGTCGGGATCGTCGAGCTTGGCAATGAGCAGCAAAAACGAAAATACTTGCCTGCAATGGCCAGCGGAGAAAAAATCGGTGCCTTCGCCCTCACAGAACCTGATGCAGGGTCGAACGCGGCCAACTTAAAAACGACCGCCGTAAGGAAAGGCGATAAATATGTGCTGAACGGTTTGAAGCACTATATTACGAATGCAGTAGAGGGTAGTGTTTTTACAGTGATGGCAGTGACGGATTCTGAAAAAGGCGCAAAGGGGATCACTTCTTTTATCGTCGAGAAGGACTTTCCTGGCTTCAAGCTCGGCAAAGTGGAAAAAAAGATGGGTCTGAAGGGATCCCATTCTGCTGAATTGGTGTTCGAGGATTGCGAGGTCCCGGTTGAAAATGTTCTTGGGACCGAAGGCCAGGGCTATGTAAATGCCTTGAAAATACTGGCGAACGGAAGGGCAGGCCTCGCTGCGAGAAATCTGGGGTCTTGCCAGAAGCTCCTTGACATGTCTGTTGCCTATGCCAAGGAGAGGGTCCAGTTCGCGAACCCGATCATCAAGCATCAGGCAGTTAGCCATATGCTGGCGGAAATGGCAGTTGAAATCGAAGCACTCAGGTCTTTTACATACCGAGTTGCCTGGATGGTAGATTCCAGACAGAAGGTCATCAAGGAAGCGGCCATGTTAAAGCTCTATGGATCGGAGGTTTATAACAGGGTCGCCGACAAAGCAGTCCAGATTCACGGAGGTCTCGGTTATATATCTGATTATCCAGTCGAAAGATTCTTCCGTGACGCTCGAATCACAAGGATTTATGAGGGTACGTCGGAAATCCAGAAAAACATTATTGCTTCTCAGCTGGAAAAAGAATATTAA
- a CDS encoding acyl-CoA dehydrogenase family protein translates to MNFNHTEKVKEYQARLSEFMDEYIYPNEKVYKDQIDKKDPFSKVPPIMEELKEKAKEKGLWNLFLPESEYGEGLTNLEYAPLCEIMGRSSIAPEVFNCAAPDTGNMEVLVRYGTEEHKEQWLKPLLDGEIRSCFSMTEPDVASSDATNIQASIIRDGDEYVINGTKWWSSGAGDPRCKIAIVMGKNDPDAPKHEQQSMILVPLDSPGVTIKRILPVFGYDHAPHGHAEIEYKNVRVPASNMLWGEGKGFAIAQGRLGPGRIHHCMRTIGAAERALEEMSKRVLQRTAFGKKLAEQGVIQEWIAEARIDIEQARLLTLKAAYMMDTVGNKEAKAEIAMIKVVAPNMALKIIDRAIQAFGAAGVSDDFTLAAAWANIRTLRLADGPDEVHKRAIARYELKKYM, encoded by the coding sequence ATGAATTTCAACCATACGGAGAAGGTCAAAGAATACCAGGCCAGGCTGTCAGAGTTCATGGATGAATACATTTATCCAAATGAGAAGGTGTATAAAGACCAAATTGATAAAAAAGACCCATTTTCCAAAGTTCCCCCAATCATGGAAGAACTGAAGGAGAAGGCGAAAGAAAAAGGACTCTGGAATTTGTTTTTACCAGAGAGTGAATACGGCGAAGGCCTTACCAACCTTGAATACGCACCGCTTTGTGAAATCATGGGAAGGTCAAGCATCGCTCCAGAGGTGTTCAATTGTGCTGCGCCTGATACGGGCAATATGGAAGTGCTTGTCCGCTACGGAACGGAGGAACATAAGGAACAATGGCTTAAACCGCTCCTCGACGGCGAAATCAGGTCCTGCTTCTCGATGACAGAGCCGGACGTCGCCTCCTCGGACGCAACGAATATCCAGGCAAGCATCATCCGTGATGGCGATGAGTATGTCATTAATGGAACGAAATGGTGGTCATCTGGTGCAGGAGATCCGCGCTGCAAGATTGCGATCGTGATGGGTAAAAATGATCCTGATGCCCCGAAGCATGAGCAGCAATCTATGATTCTTGTTCCGCTTGATTCACCTGGTGTAACGATTAAGAGAATCCTGCCTGTTTTCGGTTACGACCATGCCCCCCATGGACATGCGGAAATAGAATACAAGAATGTGAGGGTGCCAGCCTCCAACATGCTATGGGGTGAAGGAAAAGGCTTCGCCATTGCCCAGGGCCGGCTGGGACCAGGGAGAATCCATCATTGCATGAGAACAATCGGTGCGGCTGAACGTGCACTAGAAGAGATGTCAAAACGGGTCCTTCAGAGAACCGCATTCGGGAAAAAACTCGCCGAACAGGGCGTCATCCAGGAGTGGATCGCGGAAGCAAGGATCGATATCGAGCAGGCAAGGCTCCTTACTTTAAAGGCAGCCTACATGATGGATACAGTCGGCAACAAAGAAGCCAAGGCTGAGATTGCGATGATCAAAGTGGTTGCGCCTAATATGGCACTCAAAATCATCGACAGGGCGATCCAGGCATTCGGCGCGGCGGGTGTAAGTGATGACTTCACGCTCGCAGCGGCATGGGCGAATATCAGGACATTAAGATTGGCGGATGGTCCGGATGAGGTCCATAAACGAGCCATTGCAAGGTACGAACTGAAAAAATATATGTAA